One Diospyros lotus cultivar Yz01 chromosome 1, ASM1463336v1, whole genome shotgun sequence genomic window carries:
- the LOC127803630 gene encoding DNA repair protein REV1 isoform X4 — MSFNSTRSANSGSRSKRSFNSLSSNPSSNGNNKKRKTTQKTLGVGWGSNSRSSSRSSFRNSPFSDFGSYMEVKNRKLQEQFNAEASSSSNSGSTSGKPIFQGVSIFVDGFTVPSSQELRGYMLKHGGRFENYFSRHHVTHIICSNLPDSKIKNLRSFSGGLPVVKPSWLMDSIAANKLLSWVPYQLDQIASEAHNQPKISVFFASESSLVSKDSETCVTGQIKPKLEDPSAKSGTIKETNLSESCGSMQHSEPTGREWDDSVGKNIARAVTQGPVCIERECSEGKSDKGSDVCTIGGNTGEIHDQASPSQPFVSVSSYITKRSTRPTVVEPSNWHRSTLHDPNFVENYFKSSRLHFIGTWRNRYRRRFPSFGYTSSSVNVSTRRTSIIHVDMDCFFVSVVIRKHSELQDKPVAICHSDNPRGTAEISSANYPARGYGVRAGMFLRDAKALCPHLVIFPYNFEAYEEVADQFYNILHKHCKRVQAVSCDEAFLDVTDAEVEDPQFLASVIRKEIFETTRCTASAGIAGNLLMARLATRAAKPDGQRYIPPEMVDDYLHELPIKELPGIGHVLEEKLMRRHIQTCGQLRRISKESLQKELGIKTGDMLWNYCRGIDNRLVGVIQESKSMGAEVNWGVRFNDLKDCHHFLMNLCKEVLLRLQGCAVQGRNFTLKIKKRRSDAEEPAKYMGCGDCENLSHSTTVPLATDDEDVIRRIMVQLFGSFHIDVKDIRGMGLQVSKLESHERNSIRSWLTSASASTKEQHIIASLAKESANRDFGEQSIDVNQGWLSTDSTGPSVQIGTNLSNANVPLDQDSALPSIEDLDLGVVESLPPDLFAEINDMYGGKLNNMISKKKCQNVDVCNSLCSMLQGRVQVAINEVRESFGLDPDSANVISVEDKEDKYEVEKIHAEAVSGVEPSKAVISSSVPDKMDLMPSSLSQVDISVLQQLPEDLRVDVLGLLPAHRRPEGASFVALGATSKSESDKCPENQTGSINPILKKELWFGDPPEWVKKFKNSDCSVLRILADMYYKSGSTSCLSSILQRTLSDSKHFVNASSDAEEEAISCLCDLLQQYIELKIETDIEEVYVCFRLLRSRFTMRSEFVFQSYSLIYPRLQAFVRENYGGTLLISDGKD; from the exons ATGAGCTTCAACTCCACTCGCTCTGCCAATTCCGGTTCCAGATCGAAGCGAAGCTTCAATTCGCTCTCTTCAAACCCTTCGAGTAACGGCAAcaataagaagaggaagactACTCAGAAAACCCTAGGCGTGGGTTGGGGTTCCAATTCTCGTTCTTCCTCCCGCTCCTCCTTTCGCAATTCGCCTTTCTCCGATTTTGGCAG TTACATGGAGGTGAAGAATCGGAAATTACAGGAACAGTTTAATGCTGAAGCTTCGAGTTCTTCTAATTCTGGTTCAACTAGTGGGAAGCCTATTTTTCAAGGGGTTTCTATTTTTGTTGATGGATTTACTGTGCCATCTAGTCAG GAGCTGCGAGGGTATATGCTAAAGCATGGAGGACGATTTGAGAACTATTTTTCAAGGCATCATGTTACTCATATCATATGTAGTAACCTTCCAGACAGTAAAATCAAGAACCTGAG GTCCTTTAGTGGTGGATTACCAGTAGTGAAACCTTCATGGCTGATGGATTCTATTGCTGCAAATAAACTATTAAGCT GGGTTCCTTACCAATTGGACCAGATTGCTAGTGAAGCTCATAACCAACCAAAGATATCAGTTTTTTTTGCTTCAGAAAGCAGCCTAGTCTCCAAGGATTCTGAAACTTGTGTGACGGGTCAAATAAAACCTAAATTGGAGGATCCTTCTGCAAAATCTGGCACAATTAAGGAGACTAATTTATCTGAATCATGTGGATCCATGCAACACTCAGAACCAACAGGCAGGGAGTGGGATGACAGTGTGGGCAAGAATATTGCACGAGCAGTCACTCAGGGGCCGGTGTGCATTGAAAGAGAATGTAGTGAAGGGAAGTCTGATAAAGGAAGTGATGTTTGTACAATTGGTGGGAACACAGGAGAAATTCATGATCAAGCTAGCCCCTCTCAACCTTTTGTTTCAGTTAGCAGCTATATAACTAAAAGATCCACACGTCCAACAGTTGTTGAGCCTTCTAACTGGCATCGTTCAACTCTACACGACCccaattttgtagaaaattatttcaag AGCTCTAGGCTTCATTTCATTGGAACTTGGAGAAATCGGTATCGCAGACGTTTTCCCAGTTTTGGGTACACAAGTTCCAGCGTTAATGTTTCTACTCGAAGAACATCCATAATTCATGTGGACATG GACTGTTTTTTTGTCTCAGTGGTTATTAGAAAGCATTCGGAATTACAAGATAAGCCTGTTGCTATTTGCCATTCTGACAATCCGCGCGGAACAGCTGAAATTTCATCTGCAAACTACCCTGCTCGTGGTTACG GAGTACGGGCTGGAATGTTTCTTAGAGATGCCAAGGCTCTTTGTCCTCACCTTGTCATTTTTCCTTACAACTTTGAAGCATACGAGGAG GTGGCTGATCAGTTTTATAACATTCTACATAAGCATTGCAAAAGAGTGCAG GCTGTAAGCTGTGATGAAGCATTTTTGGATGTCACAGATGCTGAAGTTGAAGATCCTCAGTTTTTAGCATCAGTAATTAGAAAAGAGATCTTTGAAACTACAAGGTGCACTGCAAGTGCTGGAATTGCTGGTAATTTGCTTATGGCCCGCCTTGCCACTAGGGCTGCTAAACCAGATGGTCAACGCTACATCCCTCCTGAGATG GTGGATGATTACTTGCATGAACTTCCAATTAAGGAACTTCCAGGAATTGGGCATGTTTTAGAGGAGAAATTGATGAGGAGACATATTCAGACATGTGGCCAGTTGCGCAGGATTTCTAAG GAATCTCTTCAAAAGGAACTTGGGATAAAAACTGGTGATATGCTATGGAACTATTGTAGAGGGATTGATAATCGACTGGTTGGTGTAATCCAG GAAAGCAAGTCTATGGGTGCTGAAGTAAATTGGGGTGTGAGGTTTAATGATTTGAAAGAC TGTCATCATTTTCTCATGAACCTCTGCAAGGAGGTCTTGTTGCGCTTACAGGGATGTGCAGTACAAGGACGCAATTTTACCCTTAAG ATAAAGAAACGAAGAAGTGATGCTGAGGAGCCAGCGAAATATATGGGGTGTGGAGACTGTGAGAACTTGAGCCATTCCACAACG GTTCCTTTGGCTACTGATGATGAGGATGTGATCAGAAGAATAATGGTACAACTTTTTGGTTCCTTTCATATAG ATGTCAAGGATATCCGAGGCATGGGCTTGCAAGTTTCAAAACTTGAAA GTCATGAAAGGAACTCTATTCGTTCTTGGCTCACTTCTGCCTCAGCAAGTACAAAAGAACAACATATAATTGCTTCTCTGGCCAAAGAGAGTGCCAATAGAG ATTTTGGGGAACAAAGTATTGATGTAAACCAAGGTTGGTTGTCCACTGATTCTACAGGACCTTCAGTTCAAATTGGGACTAATCTTTCAAATGCCAATGTGCCTTTAGATCAGGATTCAGCTCTACCGTCTATAGAAGATCTTGATCTGGGAGTAGTAGAAAGTCTGCCTCCAGATCTTTTTGCAGAAATTAATGATATGTATGGTGggaaattgaataatatgatttcaaaaaagaaatgcCAAAATGTTGACGTCTGCAATTCTCTATGTAGTATGTTGCAGGGAAGAGTACAAG ttGCAATAAATGAGGTTAGGGAATCCTTTGGCCTTGATCCGGACAGTGCCAATGTAATCTCAGTGGAGGATAAG GAAGACAAATATGAGGTTGAGAAAATTCATGCAGAGGCTGTTTCTGGAGTGGAACCTTCAAAGGCAGTCATTTCCAGTTCAGTTCCTGATAAAATGGATTTGATGCCTTCCTCTCTAAGCCAAGTAGATATTTCGGTGTTGCAACAACTTCCTGAAGACCTGAGAGTTGATGTACTGGGGTTGCTTCCTGCCCATAGGAGGCCAGAAGGTGCATCTTTTGTTGCTTTGGGTGCCACATCCAAATCTGAGTCAGATAAGTGTCCTGAGAATCAGACTGGGTCAATCAATCCTATTTTGAAGAAAGAACTTTGGTTTGGTGATCCACCAGAATGGGTTAAGAAGTTCAAGAATAGTGATTGCTCGGTGTTGAGAATTCTTGCAGACATGTATTACAAATCTGGATCAACTAGCTGCCTCTCTTCTATTTTGCAACGCACTCTTTCAGATTCTAAACATTTTGTGAATGCAAGTAGTGATGCAGAGGAGGAGGCTATTAGCTGCTTGTGCGATCTTCTCCAGCAATATATTGAACTAAAGATAGAAACAGATATTGAAGAGGTCTATGTTTGCTTTCGCCTTCTTAGAAG CAGGTTTACTATGAGGTCAGAATTTGTCTTTCAAAGTTACAGTCTTATCTATCCTCGCCTGCAG
- the LOC127803630 gene encoding DNA repair protein REV1 isoform X3 produces MSFNSTRSANSGSRSKRSFNSLSSNPSSNGNNKKRKTTQKTLGVGWGSNSRSSSRSSFRNSPFSDFGSYMEVKNRKLQEQFNAEASSSSNSGSTSGKPIFQGVSIFVDGFTVPSSQELRGYMLKHGGRFENYFSRHHVTHIICSNLPDSKIKNLRSFSGGLPVVKPSWLMDSIAANKLLSWVPYQLDQIASEAHNQPKISVFFASESSLVSKDSETCVTGQIKPKLEDPSAKSGTIKETNLSESCGSMQHSEPTGREWDDSVGKNIARAVTQGPVCIERECSEGKSDKGSDVCTIGGNTGEIHDQASPSQPFVSVSSYITKRSTRPTVVEPSNWHRSTLHDPNFVENYFKSSRLHFIGTWRNRYRRRFPSFGYTSSSVNVSTRRTSIIHVDMDCFFVSVVIRKHSELQDKPVAICHSDNPRGTAEISSANYPARGYGVRAGMFLRDAKALCPHLVIFPYNFEAYEEVADQFYNILHKHCKRVQAVSCDEAFLDVTDAEVEDPQFLASVIRKEIFETTRCTASAGIAGNLLMARLATRAAKPDGQRYIPPEMVDDYLHELPIKELPGIGHVLEEKLMRRHIQTCGQLRRISKESLQKELGIKTGDMLWNYCRGIDNRLESKSMGAEVNWGVRFNDLKDCHHFLMNLCKEVLLRLQGCAVQGRNFTLKIKKRRSDAEEPAKYMGCGDCENLSHSTTVPLATDDEDVIRRIMVQLFGSFHIDVKDIRGMGLQVSKLESTDTAKPGHERNSIRSWLTSASASTKEQHIIASLAKESANRDFGEQSIDVNQGWLSTDSTGPSVQIGTNLSNANVPLDQDSALPSIEDLDLGVVESLPPDLFAEINDMYGGKLNNMISKKKCQNVDVCNSLCSMLQGRVQVAINEVRESFGLDPDSANVISVEDKEDKYEVEKIHAEAVSGVEPSKAVISSSVPDKMDLMPSSLSQVDISVLQQLPEDLRVDVLGLLPAHRRPEGASFVALGATSKSESDKCPENQTGSINPILKKELWFGDPPEWVKKFKNSDCSVLRILADMYYKSGSTSCLSSILQRTLSDSKHFVNASSDAEEEAISCLCDLLQQYIELKIETDIEEVYVCFRLLRSRFTMRSEFVFQSYSLIYPRLQAFVRENYGGTLLISDGKD; encoded by the exons ATGAGCTTCAACTCCACTCGCTCTGCCAATTCCGGTTCCAGATCGAAGCGAAGCTTCAATTCGCTCTCTTCAAACCCTTCGAGTAACGGCAAcaataagaagaggaagactACTCAGAAAACCCTAGGCGTGGGTTGGGGTTCCAATTCTCGTTCTTCCTCCCGCTCCTCCTTTCGCAATTCGCCTTTCTCCGATTTTGGCAG TTACATGGAGGTGAAGAATCGGAAATTACAGGAACAGTTTAATGCTGAAGCTTCGAGTTCTTCTAATTCTGGTTCAACTAGTGGGAAGCCTATTTTTCAAGGGGTTTCTATTTTTGTTGATGGATTTACTGTGCCATCTAGTCAG GAGCTGCGAGGGTATATGCTAAAGCATGGAGGACGATTTGAGAACTATTTTTCAAGGCATCATGTTACTCATATCATATGTAGTAACCTTCCAGACAGTAAAATCAAGAACCTGAG GTCCTTTAGTGGTGGATTACCAGTAGTGAAACCTTCATGGCTGATGGATTCTATTGCTGCAAATAAACTATTAAGCT GGGTTCCTTACCAATTGGACCAGATTGCTAGTGAAGCTCATAACCAACCAAAGATATCAGTTTTTTTTGCTTCAGAAAGCAGCCTAGTCTCCAAGGATTCTGAAACTTGTGTGACGGGTCAAATAAAACCTAAATTGGAGGATCCTTCTGCAAAATCTGGCACAATTAAGGAGACTAATTTATCTGAATCATGTGGATCCATGCAACACTCAGAACCAACAGGCAGGGAGTGGGATGACAGTGTGGGCAAGAATATTGCACGAGCAGTCACTCAGGGGCCGGTGTGCATTGAAAGAGAATGTAGTGAAGGGAAGTCTGATAAAGGAAGTGATGTTTGTACAATTGGTGGGAACACAGGAGAAATTCATGATCAAGCTAGCCCCTCTCAACCTTTTGTTTCAGTTAGCAGCTATATAACTAAAAGATCCACACGTCCAACAGTTGTTGAGCCTTCTAACTGGCATCGTTCAACTCTACACGACCccaattttgtagaaaattatttcaag AGCTCTAGGCTTCATTTCATTGGAACTTGGAGAAATCGGTATCGCAGACGTTTTCCCAGTTTTGGGTACACAAGTTCCAGCGTTAATGTTTCTACTCGAAGAACATCCATAATTCATGTGGACATG GACTGTTTTTTTGTCTCAGTGGTTATTAGAAAGCATTCGGAATTACAAGATAAGCCTGTTGCTATTTGCCATTCTGACAATCCGCGCGGAACAGCTGAAATTTCATCTGCAAACTACCCTGCTCGTGGTTACG GAGTACGGGCTGGAATGTTTCTTAGAGATGCCAAGGCTCTTTGTCCTCACCTTGTCATTTTTCCTTACAACTTTGAAGCATACGAGGAG GTGGCTGATCAGTTTTATAACATTCTACATAAGCATTGCAAAAGAGTGCAG GCTGTAAGCTGTGATGAAGCATTTTTGGATGTCACAGATGCTGAAGTTGAAGATCCTCAGTTTTTAGCATCAGTAATTAGAAAAGAGATCTTTGAAACTACAAGGTGCACTGCAAGTGCTGGAATTGCTGGTAATTTGCTTATGGCCCGCCTTGCCACTAGGGCTGCTAAACCAGATGGTCAACGCTACATCCCTCCTGAGATG GTGGATGATTACTTGCATGAACTTCCAATTAAGGAACTTCCAGGAATTGGGCATGTTTTAGAGGAGAAATTGATGAGGAGACATATTCAGACATGTGGCCAGTTGCGCAGGATTTCTAAG GAATCTCTTCAAAAGGAACTTGGGATAAAAACTGGTGATATGCTATGGAACTATTGTAGAGGGATTGATAATCGACTG GAAAGCAAGTCTATGGGTGCTGAAGTAAATTGGGGTGTGAGGTTTAATGATTTGAAAGAC TGTCATCATTTTCTCATGAACCTCTGCAAGGAGGTCTTGTTGCGCTTACAGGGATGTGCAGTACAAGGACGCAATTTTACCCTTAAG ATAAAGAAACGAAGAAGTGATGCTGAGGAGCCAGCGAAATATATGGGGTGTGGAGACTGTGAGAACTTGAGCCATTCCACAACG GTTCCTTTGGCTACTGATGATGAGGATGTGATCAGAAGAATAATGGTACAACTTTTTGGTTCCTTTCATATAG ATGTCAAGGATATCCGAGGCATGGGCTTGCAAGTTTCAAAACTTGAAAGTACGGATACTGCTAAGCCag GTCATGAAAGGAACTCTATTCGTTCTTGGCTCACTTCTGCCTCAGCAAGTACAAAAGAACAACATATAATTGCTTCTCTGGCCAAAGAGAGTGCCAATAGAG ATTTTGGGGAACAAAGTATTGATGTAAACCAAGGTTGGTTGTCCACTGATTCTACAGGACCTTCAGTTCAAATTGGGACTAATCTTTCAAATGCCAATGTGCCTTTAGATCAGGATTCAGCTCTACCGTCTATAGAAGATCTTGATCTGGGAGTAGTAGAAAGTCTGCCTCCAGATCTTTTTGCAGAAATTAATGATATGTATGGTGggaaattgaataatatgatttcaaaaaagaaatgcCAAAATGTTGACGTCTGCAATTCTCTATGTAGTATGTTGCAGGGAAGAGTACAAG ttGCAATAAATGAGGTTAGGGAATCCTTTGGCCTTGATCCGGACAGTGCCAATGTAATCTCAGTGGAGGATAAG GAAGACAAATATGAGGTTGAGAAAATTCATGCAGAGGCTGTTTCTGGAGTGGAACCTTCAAAGGCAGTCATTTCCAGTTCAGTTCCTGATAAAATGGATTTGATGCCTTCCTCTCTAAGCCAAGTAGATATTTCGGTGTTGCAACAACTTCCTGAAGACCTGAGAGTTGATGTACTGGGGTTGCTTCCTGCCCATAGGAGGCCAGAAGGTGCATCTTTTGTTGCTTTGGGTGCCACATCCAAATCTGAGTCAGATAAGTGTCCTGAGAATCAGACTGGGTCAATCAATCCTATTTTGAAGAAAGAACTTTGGTTTGGTGATCCACCAGAATGGGTTAAGAAGTTCAAGAATAGTGATTGCTCGGTGTTGAGAATTCTTGCAGACATGTATTACAAATCTGGATCAACTAGCTGCCTCTCTTCTATTTTGCAACGCACTCTTTCAGATTCTAAACATTTTGTGAATGCAAGTAGTGATGCAGAGGAGGAGGCTATTAGCTGCTTGTGCGATCTTCTCCAGCAATATATTGAACTAAAGATAGAAACAGATATTGAAGAGGTCTATGTTTGCTTTCGCCTTCTTAGAAG CAGGTTTACTATGAGGTCAGAATTTGTCTTTCAAAGTTACAGTCTTATCTATCCTCGCCTGCAG
- the LOC127803630 gene encoding DNA repair protein REV1 isoform X7 has protein sequence MSFNSTRSANSGSRSKRSFNSLSSNPSSNGNNKKRKTTQKTLGVGWGSNSRSSSRSSFRNSPFSDFGSYMEVKNRKLQEQFNAEASSSSNSGSTSGKPIFQGVSIFVDGFTVPSSQELRGYMLKHGGRFENYFSRHHVTHIICSNLPDSKIKNLRSFSGGLPVVKPSWLMDSIAANKLLSWVPYQLDQIASEAHNQPKISVFFASESSLVSKDSETCVTGQIKPKLEDPSAKSGTIKETNLSESCGSMQHSEPTGREWDDSVGKNIARAVTQGPVCIERECSEGKSDKGSDVCTIGGNTGEIHDQASPSQPFVSVSSYITKRSTRPTVVEPSNWHRSTLHDPNFVENYFKSSRLHFIGTWRNRYRRRFPSFGYTSSSVNVSTRRTSIIHVDMDCFFVSVVIRKHSELQDKPVAICHSDNPRGTAEISSANYPARGYGVRAGMFLRDAKALCPHLVIFPYNFEAYEEVADQFYNILHKHCKRVQAVSCDEAFLDVTDAEVEDPQFLASVIRKEIFETTRCTASAGIAGNLLMARLATRAAKPDGQRYIPPEMVDDYLHELPIKELPGIGHVLEEKLMRRHIQTCGQLRRISKESLQKELGIKTGDMLWNYCRGIDNRLVGVIQESKSMGAEVNWGVRFNDLKDCHHFLMNLCKEVLLRLQGCAVQGRNFTLKIKKRRSDAEEPAKYMGCGDCENLSHSTTVPLATDDEDVIRRIMVQLFGSFHIDVKDIRGMGLQVSKLESTDTAKPGHERNSIRSWLTSASASTKEQHIIASLAKESANRDFGEQSIDVNQDQDSALPSIEDLDLGVVESLPPDLFAEINDMYGGKLNNMISKKKCQNVDVCNSLCSMLQGRVQVAINEVRESFGLDPDSANVISVEDKEDKYEVEKIHAEAVSGVEPSKAVISSSVPDKMDLMPSSLSQVDISVLQQLPEDLRVDVLGLLPAHRRPEGASFVALGATSKSESDKCPENQTGSINPILKKELWFGDPPEWVKKFKNSDCSVLRILADMYYKSGSTSCLSSILQRTLSDSKHFVNASSDAEEEAISCLCDLLQQYIELKIETDIEEVYVCFRLLRSRFTMRSEFVFQSYSLIYPRLQAFVRENYGGTLLISDGKD, from the exons ATGAGCTTCAACTCCACTCGCTCTGCCAATTCCGGTTCCAGATCGAAGCGAAGCTTCAATTCGCTCTCTTCAAACCCTTCGAGTAACGGCAAcaataagaagaggaagactACTCAGAAAACCCTAGGCGTGGGTTGGGGTTCCAATTCTCGTTCTTCCTCCCGCTCCTCCTTTCGCAATTCGCCTTTCTCCGATTTTGGCAG TTACATGGAGGTGAAGAATCGGAAATTACAGGAACAGTTTAATGCTGAAGCTTCGAGTTCTTCTAATTCTGGTTCAACTAGTGGGAAGCCTATTTTTCAAGGGGTTTCTATTTTTGTTGATGGATTTACTGTGCCATCTAGTCAG GAGCTGCGAGGGTATATGCTAAAGCATGGAGGACGATTTGAGAACTATTTTTCAAGGCATCATGTTACTCATATCATATGTAGTAACCTTCCAGACAGTAAAATCAAGAACCTGAG GTCCTTTAGTGGTGGATTACCAGTAGTGAAACCTTCATGGCTGATGGATTCTATTGCTGCAAATAAACTATTAAGCT GGGTTCCTTACCAATTGGACCAGATTGCTAGTGAAGCTCATAACCAACCAAAGATATCAGTTTTTTTTGCTTCAGAAAGCAGCCTAGTCTCCAAGGATTCTGAAACTTGTGTGACGGGTCAAATAAAACCTAAATTGGAGGATCCTTCTGCAAAATCTGGCACAATTAAGGAGACTAATTTATCTGAATCATGTGGATCCATGCAACACTCAGAACCAACAGGCAGGGAGTGGGATGACAGTGTGGGCAAGAATATTGCACGAGCAGTCACTCAGGGGCCGGTGTGCATTGAAAGAGAATGTAGTGAAGGGAAGTCTGATAAAGGAAGTGATGTTTGTACAATTGGTGGGAACACAGGAGAAATTCATGATCAAGCTAGCCCCTCTCAACCTTTTGTTTCAGTTAGCAGCTATATAACTAAAAGATCCACACGTCCAACAGTTGTTGAGCCTTCTAACTGGCATCGTTCAACTCTACACGACCccaattttgtagaaaattatttcaag AGCTCTAGGCTTCATTTCATTGGAACTTGGAGAAATCGGTATCGCAGACGTTTTCCCAGTTTTGGGTACACAAGTTCCAGCGTTAATGTTTCTACTCGAAGAACATCCATAATTCATGTGGACATG GACTGTTTTTTTGTCTCAGTGGTTATTAGAAAGCATTCGGAATTACAAGATAAGCCTGTTGCTATTTGCCATTCTGACAATCCGCGCGGAACAGCTGAAATTTCATCTGCAAACTACCCTGCTCGTGGTTACG GAGTACGGGCTGGAATGTTTCTTAGAGATGCCAAGGCTCTTTGTCCTCACCTTGTCATTTTTCCTTACAACTTTGAAGCATACGAGGAG GTGGCTGATCAGTTTTATAACATTCTACATAAGCATTGCAAAAGAGTGCAG GCTGTAAGCTGTGATGAAGCATTTTTGGATGTCACAGATGCTGAAGTTGAAGATCCTCAGTTTTTAGCATCAGTAATTAGAAAAGAGATCTTTGAAACTACAAGGTGCACTGCAAGTGCTGGAATTGCTGGTAATTTGCTTATGGCCCGCCTTGCCACTAGGGCTGCTAAACCAGATGGTCAACGCTACATCCCTCCTGAGATG GTGGATGATTACTTGCATGAACTTCCAATTAAGGAACTTCCAGGAATTGGGCATGTTTTAGAGGAGAAATTGATGAGGAGACATATTCAGACATGTGGCCAGTTGCGCAGGATTTCTAAG GAATCTCTTCAAAAGGAACTTGGGATAAAAACTGGTGATATGCTATGGAACTATTGTAGAGGGATTGATAATCGACTGGTTGGTGTAATCCAG GAAAGCAAGTCTATGGGTGCTGAAGTAAATTGGGGTGTGAGGTTTAATGATTTGAAAGAC TGTCATCATTTTCTCATGAACCTCTGCAAGGAGGTCTTGTTGCGCTTACAGGGATGTGCAGTACAAGGACGCAATTTTACCCTTAAG ATAAAGAAACGAAGAAGTGATGCTGAGGAGCCAGCGAAATATATGGGGTGTGGAGACTGTGAGAACTTGAGCCATTCCACAACG GTTCCTTTGGCTACTGATGATGAGGATGTGATCAGAAGAATAATGGTACAACTTTTTGGTTCCTTTCATATAG ATGTCAAGGATATCCGAGGCATGGGCTTGCAAGTTTCAAAACTTGAAAGTACGGATACTGCTAAGCCag GTCATGAAAGGAACTCTATTCGTTCTTGGCTCACTTCTGCCTCAGCAAGTACAAAAGAACAACATATAATTGCTTCTCTGGCCAAAGAGAGTGCCAATAGAG ATTTTGGGGAACAAAGTATTGATGTAAACCAAG ATCAGGATTCAGCTCTACCGTCTATAGAAGATCTTGATCTGGGAGTAGTAGAAAGTCTGCCTCCAGATCTTTTTGCAGAAATTAATGATATGTATGGTGggaaattgaataatatgatttcaaaaaagaaatgcCAAAATGTTGACGTCTGCAATTCTCTATGTAGTATGTTGCAGGGAAGAGTACAAG ttGCAATAAATGAGGTTAGGGAATCCTTTGGCCTTGATCCGGACAGTGCCAATGTAATCTCAGTGGAGGATAAG GAAGACAAATATGAGGTTGAGAAAATTCATGCAGAGGCTGTTTCTGGAGTGGAACCTTCAAAGGCAGTCATTTCCAGTTCAGTTCCTGATAAAATGGATTTGATGCCTTCCTCTCTAAGCCAAGTAGATATTTCGGTGTTGCAACAACTTCCTGAAGACCTGAGAGTTGATGTACTGGGGTTGCTTCCTGCCCATAGGAGGCCAGAAGGTGCATCTTTTGTTGCTTTGGGTGCCACATCCAAATCTGAGTCAGATAAGTGTCCTGAGAATCAGACTGGGTCAATCAATCCTATTTTGAAGAAAGAACTTTGGTTTGGTGATCCACCAGAATGGGTTAAGAAGTTCAAGAATAGTGATTGCTCGGTGTTGAGAATTCTTGCAGACATGTATTACAAATCTGGATCAACTAGCTGCCTCTCTTCTATTTTGCAACGCACTCTTTCAGATTCTAAACATTTTGTGAATGCAAGTAGTGATGCAGAGGAGGAGGCTATTAGCTGCTTGTGCGATCTTCTCCAGCAATATATTGAACTAAAGATAGAAACAGATATTGAAGAGGTCTATGTTTGCTTTCGCCTTCTTAGAAG CAGGTTTACTATGAGGTCAGAATTTGTCTTTCAAAGTTACAGTCTTATCTATCCTCGCCTGCAG